A window of Cytobacillus sp. FSL H8-0458 genomic DNA:
AGCCATTTTTCTAACATGATGTCACTTCTCCTTAGTCGAAATATTGTTTGAATGTTTCCTGCAAGCGTGTGTTGTTTAGGTTCGGATTAACAGTTTCAAGGGACTGCAGGGCAAGCATCGAGCAGGACATGCCGATTTTGCATGCATCCTCTGTGTTCAGGCCTTTTAAATGTGCAAAAATAATTCCTGATACAAGCGAATCTCCTGCACCTGTCACATCGGCAATTTTCACCTTCGGAGGAAGCTGCACACCTGCTTCACCCGTGTTTGTAAAGTAGATCAGCCCTTTATCTCCCCGGCTGATGACGACTTTTTCAACACCTTTTTTCATAATCTCCTGTGCCGCCTTAAAGAAGTCTCCTTCATTGCTGATCTCTGTCCCCGTTAGTGCTTCTGCTTCATTTTTGTTTGCAATCAGCCAGGTAACACCTTTCAGATCTTCCGGCAGATTTTTTATTTTTGGTGCTGAAACAGGTGTAATGCAAAGCGGAATGTTCTCTTCATAACACCTTTTTATAATCTGTTCCAGAACCTTGGGAGGGAAGTTTGTATCGAGAATCACCATTTCGGATGATGCCAGGTAACCCCACTTTTTCTCGACAAACTCTCTGTTAACGCTTTCATAAATGGACATATCAGCTAAAGCCACAGCCATTTCACCTTCAAGGTCAAGCACTGCTGTATAAGTACCAGTAGTGGAACCTGCCAGCGACTGTGAAGGAGTGACATCCGCAAAAGCTTTCGTATATTCAAGAAGCCATTCGCCTTCCGGATCATCTCCCACTACTGTCATCAAACCCACATCACAGCCCAGCCTGCCAAGGTTTTCAGCAATGTTGCGGGCCACTCCGCCACAGGATTGGGAGCTTTCTGCAGGGTTCGACGTTCCGTATTGGAGCTGCCCTGTTGACTGGATTTTTCTGTCGACGTTAGCCCCTCCCACACAAAGCACTTCTTTCTTTTGCGGCAGAATATAGGCTCTGCCGAGAATTTTCCCCTGCTTGGTCAGTGAAGAGATATAGCCGGCAACAGCTGACCTGGAAAGTCCCGTTTTTTCAGCCAGCTCGTTTTGAGCAATAAATGGATCCTCTTTAATCAGCTGCAAAATCAATATTTCTTTATCATTCATAATTGACCAGCCCTGCCTTATTAAACTTTTGTTTATATTATAAACTTATGTCTATTTATAAAACAAGTGTTATTTTTCGAAAAATTTGCAGAGATAATAAAAAAAGCCTCCCGCCTTAGGCGGAAGACCAAGCTTTATGCAGCGTTATCTTCTTTTTTAATATCCTTTAAATAATATTTTTCCGAAGTAAAGAACTCGTTTTTCAGCTGTTTAACCTCTTTGCTTAGAAGGAGGACAGCCACGATGTTCGGTATCAAAATCATGGCAAGAGCCAGATCAAGGAATTGCCAGATCGTTTTCGCCGCTCCCACTGAACCAAGAACAATCGCAGCAATGTAAACGACTTTGATGGCTTTTCCGGCGAAAGAGCCAAATAGGAACTCTGCCATCTTGGATCCATAAAAGACTACGACAATGATCGTTGAAATGACAAAGAATACGAGTGATACAGCTACAAGAATACCTCCGAAGGAACCAAAATACTCTGTAAATGCCGCTGCCGTCAGGGCTGAAGGATCCTTCATTGCTCCTTCCCTTGTCCACACACCTGATGAAAGCACCACAAATGCAGTGGCGGTACACACAATCAGCGTATCCACAACAATACCGACAATCGCCCAAAAGCCCTGGCGTACCGGATGGTCAGTCGTGGCAGCCGCATGAGCAATCGGAGCGGTTCCAAGTCCTGCCTCATTGGAATATAATCCTCTTGCAAATCCCCAGCGAATGATTTCGCCAATTGCCGCACCGGCAAATCCGCCTATTGCTGACATTGGCTGAAACGCATAAGTGAAGATTAATTCCAACACTTCAGGAAGCTTGCCCAAATTCATGAACAATACCACTAAAGCCGCTCCTACATAGATAAGAGCCATGAACGGAACGAAGATTTCAGTAACTTTGCCGATTCTCTGAATTCCTCCAAAAACAACCAATGAAACCAGTAAGGCTACAGCGATGCCTGTATAAAGGCCATCAATCTTAAAAGTCTCGCCAACCGCAGATGCTACGGCATTTCCCTGAACCATGATGCTTGGGATCAGTTCAACCATCAGCGCGAAGGCAAAGATGACACCAAGCCACTTCATGTTTAGCCCTTTTGTCATGTAATACATAGGGCCGCCCACATATTCTCCATCTTCATTTTTCTCTCTGTACTTAATGGCCAATACACTTTCCGAGAACTTAATGGACATTCCTATCAGCGCAATGACCCACATCCAAAAGACTGCTCCAGGGCCGCCAAACATGATGGCTGCCGGTACACCTACAATATTCGCGGCTCCAATGGTGGAAGCCAGTGCTGATGTAAGTGCCTGCAGCGGTGTAACGGTTCCTTTGCCCTTCGGCTTTTTAAAAACACTTCCGAATGTCTGCTTAAAAATATATACCGGATAGCGGAACTGGAAGAAACCAAGCAAAAAGGTTAAATACAGCCCTGTTCCGGCTAATAATAGGATGATGGGATATCCCCACAGCCATCCTGAAATATCTCCTACGACTTCTAATAACTTATCCAAAAAATTTCCCCCTTATTGTTATGCACAGTTGCCCTTGTTACTCCATTCCCTTTTATTTGCCAGTTAAACACTTAGTTAGCAAAAGAAATATGTGAGGTAGACAAATTCTTAAACTTCATGTATAGTTAGCTAGGTAACTATTTTAAGCAGGTGAGGACAATGGACCCTAATCAAAGTGAATTTTTTCATTCCATAAACCAATTTACACGCCATTTTTCCAAAGTACTTAATGAAAGTCTGGTGCCGCTTGGGTTATATGCGGCTCAATGGACGATTATTTACCGTCTTAAAACCGGAGGACCAAGCACTCAAAAAGAGATTTCCTCTTATTTGGGAGTTGAAGCTCCGACCATGACCAGGACATTGGCCCGTCTTGAAAAGTCGGGCTGGATCGCCAGAACGGCAGGAAAGGACAAACGTGAAAAACTGATTTCACTGACAGATGCAGCGATTCTGGAATATGACAATTGGCTTACCGCGGTAAGATCAAGCGAAAGCAATGTCCTGCAGAATATTACGGAAGAAGAAATCAGCACGATGATCAGACTTATGGCAAAAATGAGAGAAAATATGGTACCAGGCACCTAGACCAGTTCACGAAATTGGTATAGGTACCTGGTACCTTCATTGTTAGGAGGACAACATGAAGAAACAGCCATTATGGACGAAGGATTTTTTGAGTATTTCGGTTACGAGTTTTTTCTTGTTTATGGGGTTTTATGTGTTGCTCACAACGCTTCCCCTTTATATTTTGGATGATTTGAAAGGGGACGAAACACAGGTTGGCCTGATTATTTCGGTCTTTTTGATTGCTGCCGTGATCAGCAGGCCGTTTACAGGGAAATGGATTGACGAGGTTGGACGGCGGAAGATTCTGCTGGCTTCCCTGATTGTGTTTGCTGTCTCATCTCTTCTTTATTTTTGGGCTGACACTTTGCCGGCTCTTTTGGCATTAAGATTCCTGCACGGTGCAGGCTTTGGTATGGCTACCACAGCGACTGGAGCGATTGTTGCTGATATTGTGCCGAATGAGCGCAGAGGCGAAGGGCTTGGCTATTACGCCATGTTCATGAATCTGGCTATGGTCATCGGCCCGTTTGCCGGATTGACGATTGTTCAATACGCAAGCTTTACATGGATTTTTGCGTTATGCACAGTTTTATCATTTATTGCTATAGTGCTGGGTGCTTTTGTAAAAATACCGCAAACAGCAGAAAGCTCTGTGAAGCATCCCAAATTCACACTTTCAAGCTTATTCGAAAAGAATGCCGTTCCTGTGGCGATTTCAGCAGGCATCCTTGCTTTCGCGTACTCAGGAATTCTTTCCTTTATTTCGGTTTATGCGAAAGAGCTGGATTTGCTTGAAGCTGCGAGCTTCTTCTTCGTTGTATATGCGGCGTTCATCATTATGTCCCGCCCATTTACAGGCCGCTGGTTTGATATGTACGGAGAAAATAAAGTGATCTATCCAGCGATTATTCTGTTTGCGGCAGGATTGTTTTTGCTCAGCCAGGCCAACAGCACCTTTGTGTTTCTGCTGTCAGGTGCAGTAATCGGACTGGGGTATGGCACGATTGTTCCGAGTCTTCAAACCGTTGCCATCAAGCAGGCCGATCCAGCGAAACGCGGGCTTGCTACCTCAACCTTTTTCACCCTCTTTGATACAGGGATCGGTTTAGGATCCTATGTTCTCGGAATACTCGCGGTCAAAACAGGCTTCGCTTCACTGTATTTTATGCTTGCCGGAGTCGCACTTTTTGGCCTGCTCATATACTACCTGCTTCATGGAAAAAAGACAGAACCAAAAACCATTCATTCAGAAGCAGATCTT
This region includes:
- a CDS encoding alanine/glycine:cation symporter family protein, coding for MDKLLEVVGDISGWLWGYPIILLLAGTGLYLTFLLGFFQFRYPVYIFKQTFGSVFKKPKGKGTVTPLQALTSALASTIGAANIVGVPAAIMFGGPGAVFWMWVIALIGMSIKFSESVLAIKYREKNEDGEYVGGPMYYMTKGLNMKWLGVIFAFALMVELIPSIMVQGNAVASAVGETFKIDGLYTGIAVALLVSLVVFGGIQRIGKVTEIFVPFMALIYVGAALVVLFMNLGKLPEVLELIFTYAFQPMSAIGGFAGAAIGEIIRWGFARGLYSNEAGLGTAPIAHAAATTDHPVRQGFWAIVGIVVDTLIVCTATAFVVLSSGVWTREGAMKDPSALTAAAFTEYFGSFGGILVAVSLVFFVISTIIVVVFYGSKMAEFLFGSFAGKAIKVVYIAAIVLGSVGAAKTIWQFLDLALAMILIPNIVAVLLLSKEVKQLKNEFFTSEKYYLKDIKKEDNAA
- a CDS encoding MarR family winged helix-turn-helix transcriptional regulator, yielding MDPNQSEFFHSINQFTRHFSKVLNESLVPLGLYAAQWTIIYRLKTGGPSTQKEISSYLGVEAPTMTRTLARLEKSGWIARTAGKDKREKLISLTDAAILEYDNWLTAVRSSESNVLQNITEEEISTMIRLMAKMRENMVPGT
- a CDS encoding MFS transporter, which encodes MKKQPLWTKDFLSISVTSFFLFMGFYVLLTTLPLYILDDLKGDETQVGLIISVFLIAAVISRPFTGKWIDEVGRRKILLASLIVFAVSSLLYFWADTLPALLALRFLHGAGFGMATTATGAIVADIVPNERRGEGLGYYAMFMNLAMVIGPFAGLTIVQYASFTWIFALCTVLSFIAIVLGAFVKIPQTAESSVKHPKFTLSSLFEKNAVPVAISAGILAFAYSGILSFISVYAKELDLLEAASFFFVVYAAFIIMSRPFTGRWFDMYGENKVIYPAIILFAAGLFLLSQANSTFVFLLSGAVIGLGYGTIVPSLQTVAIKQADPAKRGLATSTFFTLFDTGIGLGSYVLGILAVKTGFASLYFMLAGVALFGLLIYYLLHGKKTEPKTIHSEADLPL
- a CDS encoding carbohydrate kinase, with the translated sequence MNDKEILILQLIKEDPFIAQNELAEKTGLSRSAVAGYISSLTKQGKILGRAYILPQKKEVLCVGGANVDRKIQSTGQLQYGTSNPAESSQSCGGVARNIAENLGRLGCDVGLMTVVGDDPEGEWLLEYTKAFADVTPSQSLAGSTTGTYTAVLDLEGEMAVALADMSIYESVNREFVEKKWGYLASSEMVILDTNFPPKVLEQIIKRCYEENIPLCITPVSAPKIKNLPEDLKGVTWLIANKNEAEALTGTEISNEGDFFKAAQEIMKKGVEKVVISRGDKGLIYFTNTGEAGVQLPPKVKIADVTGAGDSLVSGIIFAHLKGLNTEDACKIGMSCSMLALQSLETVNPNLNNTRLQETFKQYFD